A single genomic interval of Alistipes provencensis harbors:
- a CDS encoding zinc-dependent metalloprotease: MRERYDMRWFVMALMLLSVLCDVTPAAARKRHATAPEPRKTAYERLFAGKNPRTVQGLFTLHLLDGDIYFEVPDSLFGRDLLLGVTVLSVSDGEESSVGMQPSRPRHVVFQRTDSLLQIAVLDSRSRSDDPAIGRALAASRQPSVIASFPIEAVTPDSCAVVVRATSFFRNGESYLSPKDPKSYSSRDGFVLRSYEYRSEASWIRDIAAFADNVSVVSELSYEVSSYAFGVISRGDSELFTAAVRTSFLLLPEPMTTVREADLRVGTSTSRYVEYSADRQGAEVRYYASRWRVDAGHPIVFYLDERFPAAWKPYIERGILLWNDAFERIGLPRAIEVRRVSAEGLPDVNDIRYSAVRYVPSPARDLRFNAWTDPRTGEILSANIYISHNIGPQIQTERLLQTGAADPRARRLELDEALFGESLLSKVARYTGFCLGLLPNMGASQVVPLDSLRSVHYTAMNGLSASILDELPLNYAVRPEDFRNGVKLCQTSLGPYDYRAVEWLYGNGTVSDDPSCRFLREQPGKFALDPRAQASDLGDDPLRAADAGLANLAVVLRHVSEWIDDEDVDYAYRAAFPESVSFYCNGLFGSVIARLGGVQINERYAGDAGRSFEPLPAGMQREAMRWLLSRLDDLEWLDSRSLIVGEGLNPGIADFIRTETFDRILGSLDRIALCASLTDGEAYTRAEALDDLSAYLWDNADPADELVRQPLQQRFLNRLLALVEQAAGRKSKLRSDYFAEAVTAENSAGFAPLTGVSYLRRPEDGHLLYGVLLDCRDRIAAARNRSASPQMRGHYALLLRRVTHFLENK; encoded by the coding sequence ATGAGAGAAAGATACGATATGCGATGGTTCGTGATGGCGCTGATGCTGTTGTCGGTGCTGTGCGACGTGACCCCTGCGGCGGCCCGCAAGCGGCATGCGACGGCTCCCGAACCGCGGAAGACGGCTTACGAGCGGCTTTTCGCCGGTAAGAATCCCCGAACGGTGCAGGGATTGTTCACCCTGCATCTGCTCGACGGAGACATTTATTTCGAGGTGCCCGATTCGTTGTTCGGGCGGGACCTGTTGCTGGGGGTGACGGTGCTGTCGGTCAGCGACGGCGAGGAATCGTCCGTCGGGATGCAGCCTTCGCGTCCGCGTCATGTCGTTTTTCAGCGAACCGATTCGCTTTTGCAGATTGCCGTACTCGACAGCCGTTCGCGCAGCGACGATCCGGCGATCGGGCGTGCGCTGGCCGCGAGCCGGCAGCCCTCCGTGATCGCGTCGTTTCCCATCGAGGCGGTTACGCCCGACAGCTGCGCCGTAGTGGTGCGTGCAACGTCGTTCTTCCGGAACGGCGAGAGTTACCTTTCGCCCAAGGACCCGAAGAGCTACAGCAGCCGCGACGGATTCGTTCTGCGGAGTTACGAATACCGTTCCGAGGCCTCCTGGATACGGGACATAGCGGCCTTTGCCGACAATGTCTCGGTGGTGAGCGAGCTCTCCTACGAAGTTTCATCCTATGCCTTCGGAGTGATTTCGAGAGGCGATTCCGAACTCTTCACGGCGGCTGTTCGGACATCGTTCCTGCTGCTTCCCGAACCGATGACGACGGTCCGGGAAGCGGATCTGCGCGTGGGTACCTCCACGTCGCGCTATGTGGAGTACAGCGCTGACCGGCAGGGCGCCGAGGTTCGTTATTACGCCTCCCGATGGCGGGTGGATGCCGGACATCCCATCGTCTTCTATCTCGACGAGCGCTTTCCGGCGGCATGGAAACCCTATATCGAACGGGGCATACTGCTCTGGAACGATGCCTTCGAGCGGATCGGTCTTCCGCGGGCCATCGAGGTGCGGCGTGTTTCGGCGGAGGGGCTGCCCGACGTGAACGACATTCGCTATTCGGCCGTACGCTACGTTCCTTCGCCGGCCCGCGATCTGCGGTTCAACGCCTGGACCGACCCGCGAACGGGAGAGATTTTGAGTGCCAACATCTACATCAGCCACAATATCGGACCGCAGATTCAGACCGAACGGCTTCTTCAAACGGGAGCCGCCGATCCTCGGGCGCGGCGGCTGGAACTCGACGAGGCGCTTTTCGGCGAGAGTCTGTTGTCGAAGGTGGCCCGATATACGGGATTTTGCTTGGGTTTGCTGCCTAACATGGGGGCCTCGCAGGTGGTGCCGCTTGATTCGCTGCGCAGCGTGCATTATACGGCCATGAACGGACTTTCGGCGTCGATTCTCGACGAGTTGCCATTGAACTATGCGGTACGTCCCGAAGATTTCCGGAACGGCGTGAAACTCTGTCAAACGTCGCTGGGACCGTACGATTACCGCGCCGTCGAGTGGCTTTACGGGAACGGGACGGTGAGTGACGATCCGTCGTGCCGTTTTCTGCGGGAGCAGCCGGGAAAATTCGCGCTCGATCCCCGGGCTCAGGCCTCGGATCTGGGCGACGATCCGCTGCGGGCGGCCGATGCAGGGTTGGCGAATCTTGCCGTTGTTCTGCGCCATGTCTCGGAGTGGATCGACGACGAGGATGTCGATTATGCCTACCGTGCGGCCTTTCCTGAGTCTGTTTCGTTCTATTGCAATGGGCTGTTCGGTTCCGTGATCGCCCGATTGGGCGGAGTGCAGATCAACGAACGCTATGCCGGAGATGCGGGGCGGAGTTTCGAGCCGCTTCCGGCCGGGATGCAGCGGGAGGCGATGCGGTGGCTGCTGTCGCGGCTCGACGATCTGGAATGGCTCGACAGCCGTTCGCTGATCGTGGGGGAGGGGCTCAACCCCGGAATCGCGGATTTCATCCGTACGGAGACTTTCGACCGGATTCTGGGAAGTCTGGACCGCATCGCGCTCTGCGCTTCGTTGACCGACGGGGAGGCTTACACGCGCGCGGAGGCGCTGGACGACCTCTCGGCCTATCTCTGGGATAATGCGGACCCGGCGGACGAACTCGTCAGACAACCGCTGCAACAGCGATTCCTGAATCGGTTGCTGGCTCTTGTCGAACAGGCCGCGGGCCGGAAATCGAAGTTGCGTTCGGACTATTTCGCCGAGGCTGTGACGGCGGAGAATTCCGCAGGCTTCGCTCCGCTTACCGGGGTTTCGTACCTTAGGCGGCCCGAGGACGGCCATCTGCTTTACGGCGTGCTGCTCGACTGTCGGGATCGGATTGCGGCCGCCCGGAATCGGAGCGCCTCGCCGCAGATGCGGGGGCATTACGCATTGTTGCTGCGTCGGGTGACGCACTTTCTTGAAAACAAGTGA
- a CDS encoding zinc-dependent metalloprotease produces the protein MMKFCIRIIFPLFCSLLLSGSQQVFGFCGKRSRKTPSEQCDTAKKSTYDKFFKKEHRIARGLFTLHEMKGRVYFEIPLRLLERSMLLGTTISATSDNGHGIVGSKPKDPLHFKFTRAGDRIAMRLISERTVSPPLPDHAEIARALATSNIGAIYRLFKIETFTPDSSAVVVDATDLFVSDDERLSPFDKYSQHTLSGRLKRKESFEKEKSYVTGIKSFSDNVSVSSSLNYRVTISERGLRDVPVTIAATRSILLLDSLPARPRITDSRIAIFPTGKMLYSPTTQGARPIWYANRWRLEPSDPEAYRRGELVDPVKPIVFYIDRNFPRTWLPYVIEGVNQWSELFEQIGFRNAVQARLFPEDDPEFDPDNLKYSCVRYAPVTIQNAMGPSWTDPRSGEIVSASVYLYHDVIELINNWLFIQTSPADPRARRKQIPQEIIGDALRYVLSHEIGHCLGFMHNMGASSVIPVDSLRSPSFTREAGTTPSIMDYARFNYVAQPGDFERGVRMTPPRFGVYDRFLVKWNYTPLFAGSPEAEYAITSQWLREASANPALRYGKQQFSELLDPRSLSEDLGDDHVKASEYGISNLKYVLSHLNAWTESDDRDYSYRKTIYNGIVNQYFTYLNHVYADVGGVYLYEKHVGDSVEHYRSVPRERQVRALEFLLGQLDDMEWLDDRRVTCNLGLVASAADAVCEAVMKAVVASPSKVGLSAALAENDALTPEACMSLIYDRIWAPTLHRKALNLSQIKRQRLFLETLGKVAALREEGNSKSLAAMRRMEVPEAFRTDRSLLSNASAGCPGPVAGYDDPMPLFYEERPMEGLAYDCVLKIRRLLEGQRNHPDPQTRLHYRSLLHTIESYLK, from the coding sequence ATGATGAAATTTTGCATTCGGATAATTTTTCCTCTTTTTTGTTCGTTGTTGTTATCCGGTTCACAACAAGTGTTCGGATTCTGTGGGAAACGGAGCCGCAAAACACCTTCCGAACAATGTGATACCGCAAAAAAATCGACATACGACAAATTCTTTAAAAAGGAACACCGCATAGCCCGGGGCCTTTTCACGCTGCATGAGATGAAGGGACGGGTCTATTTCGAAATTCCTCTCCGGTTGCTGGAACGAAGCATGCTGCTCGGAACGACCATCTCGGCTACCAGCGACAACGGTCATGGAATCGTGGGGTCCAAGCCGAAGGACCCTCTCCACTTTAAATTCACGCGCGCGGGAGACCGGATCGCCATGCGGTTGATTTCGGAACGGACTGTTTCCCCCCCCCTCCCGGATCATGCTGAAATAGCGCGTGCTCTCGCAACGAGCAATATCGGTGCCATTTACCGGTTGTTCAAGATCGAGACCTTTACGCCCGACAGTTCGGCGGTGGTCGTGGATGCCACGGATCTGTTTGTCAGCGATGACGAAAGGCTGTCGCCTTTCGACAAATACAGTCAGCACACTCTTTCGGGGCGCCTCAAACGCAAGGAGTCGTTCGAAAAAGAGAAGTCCTATGTGACCGGAATCAAGTCCTTTTCGGATAACGTTTCAGTCAGCAGCAGTCTGAACTACCGGGTGACGATTTCGGAGCGCGGGCTGCGGGATGTGCCGGTTACGATAGCCGCCACCCGTTCCATCCTGCTGCTCGACAGCCTTCCCGCCCGCCCCCGGATCACCGACAGCCGCATCGCCATTTTTCCGACGGGTAAGATGCTCTATTCTCCCACGACCCAGGGGGCTCGTCCGATATGGTATGCCAACCGCTGGCGGCTGGAACCGTCGGACCCTGAGGCTTATCGGCGCGGAGAGTTGGTGGACCCGGTCAAGCCGATCGTCTTTTATATCGACCGCAATTTTCCCCGTACATGGCTTCCGTACGTCATCGAAGGGGTGAATCAGTGGAGCGAACTTTTCGAGCAGATCGGTTTCCGCAATGCCGTCCAGGCGCGGCTTTTTCCCGAGGACGATCCCGAATTCGATCCCGACAACCTCAAATATTCGTGCGTGCGCTATGCCCCGGTGACGATTCAGAACGCCATGGGCCCTTCGTGGACCGATCCGCGCAGCGGTGAGATCGTCAGCGCCTCGGTCTATCTTTATCACGATGTGATCGAACTGATCAACAACTGGCTTTTCATACAGACCTCGCCGGCCGATCCGCGCGCGCGGCGGAAGCAAATACCTCAGGAGATCATCGGCGACGCCCTGCGATATGTGCTTTCTCACGAGATCGGACATTGTCTGGGCTTCATGCACAACATGGGCGCATCGTCCGTGATCCCCGTGGATTCGCTGCGGAGCCCCTCTTTCACCCGCGAGGCGGGAACGACCCCGTCGATCATGGATTACGCCCGATTCAACTATGTCGCCCAGCCGGGCGATTTCGAACGCGGCGTGCGAATGACGCCTCCGCGATTCGGGGTTTACGACCGGTTTCTGGTGAAATGGAACTATACGCCGCTTTTCGCCGGGAGTCCCGAAGCGGAATACGCGATCACCTCGCAATGGCTGCGCGAGGCATCGGCGAATCCGGCCCTGCGTTACGGCAAGCAGCAGTTCTCCGAGCTGCTCGATCCACGATCCCTTTCCGAGGATTTGGGCGACGATCACGTCAAGGCCTCCGAATACGGTATCTCCAATCTGAAATATGTGCTTTCGCACCTCAATGCCTGGACCGAATCCGACGATCGGGATTACAGCTATCGCAAGACCATCTACAACGGAATCGTCAATCAGTATTTCACCTATCTCAACCATGTCTATGCCGATGTGGGCGGAGTGTATCTGTACGAGAAGCACGTCGGAGACTCGGTCGAACATTACCGGAGCGTTCCCCGCGAGCGTCAGGTCCGGGCGTTGGAATTCCTGTTGGGACAGCTCGACGACATGGAGTGGCTGGACGACCGGCGTGTGACGTGCAATCTGGGGCTGGTGGCCTCGGCCGCGGACGCCGTGTGCGAGGCGGTGATGAAGGCCGTCGTGGCCTCGCCCTCGAAAGTGGGGCTTTCGGCGGCGCTGGCCGAGAACGACGCCCTCACGCCCGAAGCGTGCATGTCGTTGATTTACGACCGGATCTGGGCTCCGACCCTGCATCGGAAGGCGTTGAATCTGTCGCAGATCAAACGGCAGCGTCTTTTCCTGGAAACGCTCGGCAAGGTGGCCGCATTGCGTGAAGAGGGAAATTCCAAGAGTCTTGCGGCCATGCGGCGGATGGAGGTTCCGGAAGCGTTTCGCACGGACCGGTCCCTGCTGTCGAACGCTTCGGCAGGTTGTCCGGGACCTGTGGCGGGGTATGACGATCCCATGCCGCTGTTTTACGAAGAGCGGCCGATGGAGGGCCTTGCATACGACTGTGTGTTGAAGATCCGACGCTTGCTGGAAGGGCAGCGGAACCATCCCGATCCGCAGACCCGGCTGCACTACCGTTCGCTGTTGCATACGATCGAATCTTATCTGAAATGA
- a CDS encoding nucleotidyltransferase family protein, which yields MVKPTLLVLAAGMGSRYGSLKQMDGVGPNNEAIIDYSVYDAIRAGFGKVVFVIRHSFEKEFREVFSADRFGGRIAVDFVFQELDYLPEGLSVPEGRVKPWGTNHAVMMAADAIREPFAVINADDFYGAEAYKTIGEYLSKLGDSKNSYCMVAYDLNRTLSENGTVSRGVCGVDAKGDLTSMVERTQIERMPDGRIVFHDGGADEELAEDTPVSMNLFGFTPDFFVYSKEYFAKWYAENHENLKSEFYIPTMVNKLIGDGTATLRVLRSAAQWHGVTYKEDKPALMAAIEKMIADGKYPRNLWA from the coding sequence ATGGTTAAACCTACATTACTGGTCTTGGCTGCGGGCATGGGCTCCCGCTACGGATCGCTCAAACAGATGGACGGCGTCGGCCCCAACAACGAGGCTATCATCGATTATTCGGTCTACGACGCCATTCGCGCCGGTTTCGGCAAGGTGGTTTTCGTCATCCGCCACTCTTTTGAAAAGGAGTTCCGCGAGGTCTTTTCGGCCGACCGCTTCGGCGGACGCATCGCCGTCGATTTCGTTTTTCAGGAGCTGGACTATCTCCCCGAGGGCCTCTCGGTCCCCGAAGGACGCGTAAAGCCGTGGGGCACGAACCACGCCGTGATGATGGCTGCCGATGCCATCCGCGAGCCGTTCGCCGTAATCAATGCCGACGACTTCTACGGTGCCGAGGCCTATAAGACCATCGGCGAGTACCTCTCGAAGCTCGGCGATTCGAAAAACAGCTATTGCATGGTCGCCTACGACCTGAACCGGACCCTTTCGGAGAACGGCACGGTTTCGCGCGGCGTCTGCGGCGTCGATGCGAAGGGCGACCTCACGTCGATGGTCGAGCGCACGCAGATCGAGCGCATGCCCGACGGCCGGATCGTCTTCCACGACGGCGGCGCCGACGAAGAGCTGGCTGAGGACACGCCGGTTTCGATGAACCTCTTCGGCTTCACGCCCGATTTCTTCGTCTATTCGAAGGAGTACTTTGCGAAATGGTACGCCGAAAACCACGAGAACCTCAAATCGGAGTTCTACATCCCGACGATGGTCAACAAGCTGATCGGCGACGGTACGGCGACGCTCCGCGTGCTGCGTTCGGCCGCTCAGTGGCACGGCGTCACCTACAAGGAGGACAAACCGGCGCTGATGGCCGCCATCGAGAAGATGATTGCCGACGGGAAATATCCCCGCAACCTCTGGGCATAG
- a CDS encoding murein hydrolase activator EnvC family protein, which produces MKFLKRIRAWWRGLFRKRRFNMLNATDNSEEWHIHLSPASIFAGLVAFVLLLFILTLSLVAYSPVLEFLPGYRTEADRSRESLLQNIIRLDSMERMMNDMMTYNRNIALIMEGRTPVARTLATSDSSRISKVLVMPSAEDSLLRAQMEGDGEYAIAPRNEGSRRKVREAIELVTPVEGIITGHFDIKQGNFGVKIAAAASDRIAAIDNGTVVQSLWAPETGYTVVMQHAGNLISIYKNLSQSLVSIGQTIRAGELIGYNAEAENGEVKLFEFELWNNGKPVDPEGYIVF; this is translated from the coding sequence ATGAAATTTCTGAAGAGAATACGGGCGTGGTGGCGCGGACTGTTCCGCAAACGCCGCTTCAACATGCTCAACGCCACCGACAACTCCGAGGAGTGGCACATACACCTCTCGCCCGCGAGCATCTTCGCCGGGCTGGTGGCGTTCGTGCTGCTGCTGTTCATCCTCACGCTGTCGCTGGTGGCGTACAGCCCCGTGCTGGAGTTCCTGCCCGGATACCGCACCGAGGCCGACCGTTCGCGCGAAAGCCTCCTGCAAAACATCATCCGCCTCGACTCGATGGAGCGCATGATGAACGACATGATGACCTACAACCGCAACATCGCCCTCATCATGGAGGGGCGCACCCCCGTGGCGCGGACGCTGGCCACGTCGGACTCGTCGCGCATCAGCAAGGTGCTGGTGATGCCCTCGGCCGAGGATTCGCTTCTCAGGGCCCAGATGGAGGGCGACGGGGAGTATGCCATAGCGCCCCGCAACGAGGGGTCGCGCCGCAAGGTGCGCGAAGCCATCGAGCTGGTGACGCCCGTCGAGGGGATCATCACCGGGCATTTCGACATCAAGCAGGGGAATTTCGGCGTGAAGATCGCCGCAGCAGCCAGCGACCGCATCGCGGCCATCGACAACGGCACGGTCGTGCAGAGCCTCTGGGCTCCGGAGACGGGTTACACGGTGGTCATGCAGCATGCCGGGAACCTCATCTCTATTTACAAAAACCTCTCGCAGTCGCTCGTGTCGATCGGACAGACCATCCGCGCGGGCGAACTGATCGGATACAACGCCGAAGCCGAGAACGGCGAGGTGAAACTCTTCGAATTCGAACTCTGGAACAACGGCAAGCCCGTGGACCCTGAGGGATACATCGTCTTCTGA
- a CDS encoding 1-deoxy-D-xylulose-5-phosphate reductoisomerase, producing MKQRLAILGSTGSIGVQTLDIVRENPDRFEACVLTANRNWERLAQQAREFDADTVVIADKSHYAALSDALANTDTKVYAGEEAVAQVAGSGGTEVVVNALVGYAGLAPTVAAIEAGKKLALANKESLVVGGAYVMPLARERKAPVIPIDSEHSAIFQCLVGERAPVRRLIVTCSGGAFRDLAAEELANVTVEQALRHPQWDMGAKITIDSSTLVNKGFEVIEAHWLFGTPAERISVLMHPQSIVHSMVEFEDGAIKAQLGTPDMRMPISFALMFPDRAHRPGERFNFLNHPQLTFAEVDRAKYPALEIAYDCLRRGGTAACTMNGANEVAVAAFLAHRCAWLDIVRAIRHALEHAAFAASPTLADYAEANAEARALAAEFLKL from the coding sequence ATGAAACAACGACTTGCCATACTGGGTTCGACCGGTTCGATCGGCGTGCAGACGCTCGATATCGTCCGCGAGAACCCCGACCGGTTCGAAGCCTGCGTCCTCACGGCCAACCGGAACTGGGAGCGGCTGGCGCAGCAGGCCCGGGAGTTCGACGCCGACACGGTGGTGATCGCCGACAAGAGCCATTACGCGGCACTGAGCGACGCGCTGGCCAACACCGACACGAAAGTTTACGCCGGGGAGGAAGCCGTGGCGCAGGTCGCCGGCAGCGGCGGCACCGAGGTGGTGGTCAACGCACTGGTGGGCTACGCGGGGCTGGCGCCCACGGTGGCGGCCATCGAAGCGGGCAAGAAGCTCGCGCTGGCCAACAAGGAGTCGCTCGTGGTGGGCGGCGCCTATGTGATGCCGCTGGCCCGGGAGCGGAAAGCCCCGGTGATTCCGATCGACTCGGAGCATTCGGCCATCTTCCAGTGCCTCGTGGGTGAACGCGCCCCGGTCAGAAGGCTGATCGTCACATGCAGCGGCGGCGCGTTCCGCGACCTCGCGGCCGAAGAGCTGGCGAACGTCACGGTGGAACAGGCGCTGCGCCATCCCCAGTGGGACATGGGCGCGAAGATCACGATCGATTCGTCGACGCTCGTGAACAAGGGATTCGAGGTGATCGAGGCCCACTGGCTGTTCGGAACTCCGGCCGAGCGGATTTCGGTACTGATGCACCCCCAGTCGATCGTACACTCGATGGTCGAATTCGAGGACGGGGCGATCAAGGCCCAGTTGGGAACCCCCGACATGCGCATGCCGATCAGTTTCGCGCTGATGTTCCCCGACCGGGCGCACCGTCCGGGCGAGCGGTTCAATTTCTTGAACCATCCGCAGTTGACCTTCGCCGAGGTGGACCGCGCGAAATATCCGGCACTGGAGATCGCCTACGACTGCCTGCGGCGCGGCGGCACGGCGGCCTGCACGATGAACGGGGCGAACGAAGTGGCCGTGGCGGCGTTTCTCGCCCACAGGTGCGCGTGGCTCGATATCGTGCGCGCCATCCGCCATGCGCTGGAACACGCCGCATTCGCGGCCTCGCCCACTCTGGCCGATTACGCCGAAGCAAACGCCGAAGCCCGTGCGCTGGCGGCGGAATTCCTGAAACTGTAA
- the rseP gene encoding RIP metalloprotease RseP, producing MDILVKIIQFFLCFTILVGIHELGHYIMARVFKIRVDKFYIFFDLGFSLFKFRRGHTEYGLGWLPLGGYCKIAGMIDESMDKEYQKQAPQPWEFRSKPAWKRFLVMIAGVVMNVVLAVAIYIGVCYTWGDTYFSNDDAKWGYNFNETGHSFGFRDGDKLVTVDGQKIENPMVFLNTLLITEGDRRVVVERDGEQVELTLPLEELIAMRQNKGYEKLLVQRMPFLIDSVVAPTAAQLQKGDEVVAIKSRRTADRYEKMDYRDYRSYLQLHAGDTVQLTVLRDGGTLELPVPVSAEGTIGVIVQNPYTLRTQTYTFWESIPAGFHRAGDMIASYWDQLKMIVQPKTKMYEELGGFIAIGSIFPSSWDWQDFWLKTAFLSIILAIMNILPIPGLDGGHAIFTFWEMITGRKVSDKVLEGAQYVGLILILFLLLYANGNDIYRFFIK from the coding sequence ATGGATATTTTAGTCAAAATCATTCAGTTCTTCCTCTGTTTCACCATTCTCGTGGGCATTCACGAACTGGGGCACTACATCATGGCGCGGGTCTTCAAAATCCGCGTCGACAAGTTCTACATCTTCTTCGACCTTGGATTCTCGCTGTTCAAGTTCCGGCGCGGCCACACCGAATACGGACTGGGCTGGCTGCCGCTGGGCGGCTACTGCAAAATCGCCGGCATGATCGACGAGTCGATGGACAAGGAGTATCAGAAGCAGGCCCCGCAGCCGTGGGAATTCCGGTCGAAACCCGCATGGAAACGCTTTCTGGTGATGATTGCCGGCGTGGTGATGAACGTCGTGCTGGCGGTGGCCATCTACATCGGCGTCTGCTATACATGGGGCGACACCTATTTCTCGAACGACGACGCCAAGTGGGGTTACAACTTCAACGAAACCGGGCACAGCTTCGGATTCCGCGACGGGGACAAGCTGGTGACCGTCGACGGCCAGAAAATCGAGAACCCGATGGTGTTCCTCAACACGCTGCTGATCACCGAGGGCGACCGCCGGGTGGTCGTGGAGCGCGACGGAGAGCAGGTCGAGCTGACGCTCCCGCTCGAAGAGCTGATCGCCATGCGGCAGAACAAAGGGTATGAAAAACTCCTCGTCCAACGCATGCCTTTCCTGATCGACAGCGTCGTGGCGCCGACCGCCGCACAGTTGCAGAAAGGCGACGAGGTCGTCGCCATCAAGAGCCGGCGCACGGCAGACCGCTACGAAAAGATGGATTACCGCGATTACAGATCCTATCTGCAACTCCATGCCGGCGATACGGTGCAGTTGACCGTCCTGCGCGACGGCGGGACGCTGGAACTCCCCGTCCCCGTCTCCGCCGAGGGAACGATCGGCGTAATCGTGCAAAACCCCTACACGCTCCGCACGCAGACGTATACATTCTGGGAGTCGATTCCGGCGGGTTTCCACCGCGCGGGCGACATGATCGCCTCCTACTGGGACCAGTTGAAGATGATCGTACAGCCCAAAACCAAGATGTACGAGGAGCTGGGCGGGTTCATCGCCATCGGCAGCATCTTCCCCTCGTCGTGGGACTGGCAGGATTTCTGGCTCAAGACCGCCTTCCTGTCGATCATCCTTGCGATCATGAACATCCTGCCCATCCCGGGACTCGACGGCGGGCACGCGATATTCACCTTCTGGGAGATGATAACGGGCCGCAAGGTGAGCGACAAGGTGCTGGAGGGCGCGCAGTATGTCGGGCTCATCCTCATCCTGTTCCTGCTGCTCTACGCCAACGGAAACGACATATACCGGTTCTTCATCAAATAA
- a CDS encoding RNA polymerase sigma-70 factor, with protein MDKDGTYDGPQAPVFRSSEGGGNIPEFFRSYYPMFVSFARNFVQSRDVCEDLVQEAFVALLEQGCTFDNEYMAKGFLYKTLRNKCLNHLRHEQIRSRYAEMQAAHYKHERSEKKSEEFFIDAIMREESSLIISQAIEGLPEMGRQVLNMSIEGLTNQEIADVLGISVNTVRTHKSRAYKVLRIVLSNQWMLF; from the coding sequence ATGGATAAGGACGGAACATACGACGGCCCGCAGGCCCCTGTATTCCGCAGTTCGGAGGGGGGGGGAAATATCCCCGAGTTCTTCCGAAGCTATTATCCCATGTTCGTCTCCTTCGCCCGCAACTTCGTCCAGAGCCGCGACGTATGTGAAGACCTCGTACAAGAGGCGTTCGTGGCCCTGCTCGAACAGGGATGCACGTTCGACAATGAATACATGGCCAAGGGATTCCTCTACAAAACCCTCCGCAACAAATGCCTTAACCACCTGCGCCACGAGCAGATACGCAGCCGCTACGCCGAAATGCAGGCGGCGCATTACAAACACGAACGCAGCGAGAAAAAGAGCGAGGAGTTCTTCATCGACGCCATCATGCGCGAAGAGTCGTCGCTGATTATCTCGCAGGCCATCGAGGGGCTGCCGGAGATGGGCCGGCAGGTGCTCAACATGTCCATCGAAGGGCTCACCAATCAGGAAATCGCCGACGTGCTGGGCATCTCGGTCAACACCGTGCGCACGCACAAATCCCGCGCTTACAAAGTTTTGCGCATCGTGCTTTCAAACCAGTGGATGCTCTTCTGA